Proteins from one Algicella marina genomic window:
- a CDS encoding phage tail protein: MAQFSVNPQRFDPYKNFKFRVRWDGRFVAGISKVGALKRSTEVVEHRVGGDSSTGRKSPGRTKFEAIMLERGVTHDEEFERWANLVWNVQGGLGAEVSLADFRKDIIIEMYNEAGQLAIAYQVFRCWVSEFQALPELDSNANAVAIQSIKLENEGWIRDAEVQEPTEPSFA, encoded by the coding sequence ATGGCTCAATTCAGCGTAAACCCGCAGCGCTTCGACCCCTACAAGAACTTCAAGTTCCGCGTCCGCTGGGATGGCCGCTTCGTCGCCGGTATCTCCAAGGTCGGCGCGCTCAAGCGCAGCACCGAGGTGGTGGAGCATCGCGTCGGTGGCGACAGTTCCACGGGCCGCAAATCCCCCGGACGCACCAAGTTCGAGGCGATCATGCTTGAACGTGGCGTGACTCACGACGAGGAATTCGAACGCTGGGCCAACCTCGTCTGGAACGTCCAGGGCGGTCTGGGGGCCGAGGTCAGCCTCGCCGACTTCCGCAAAGACATCATCATCGAAATGTACAACGAGGCAGGCCAGCTCGCCATCGCCTACCAGGTGTTCCGTTGCTGGGTTTCCGAATTTCAGGCGCTGCCGGAGCTCGACAGCAACGCCAACGCCGTCGCCATCCAGTCGATCAAGCTGGAGAACGAAGGTTGGATCCGTGACGCCGAGGTACAGGAACCAACGGAACCTTCCTTCGCCTGA
- a CDS encoding phage tail sheath C-terminal domain-containing protein, producing MAVNVSYPGVYIQEVPSGSRAIAGVPTSIAAFVGYTARGPVDEAVQIFSYADFERRFGGLHRDSDLSYAVSHFFLNGGGTCWIVRIAENAAAASVDLQTSAGATTLTATASSEGAWGNALRITVDYGTSDPLNTFNLTVAEVADQNGRLVTLRSETHRNLSMNDQSATYAVTAVNAASDLIELADANLAGAVAGTSESGEILPATIAGLTDDNRQLAVSVDGSVFHQITLFDPGDNTMATLQNLADRIETQINQLDGISGVDVSPGGPGIVATSGTTGRNSSIIFRNSAIQNAAQVLNLGIANGGREVAGASFTRPAKQGITGGRVADFSAINAGDTVEIDLVNLTDLSTAITSVSIAFAATPTTLEEAATVIAAALAAETNPAFRDATVFAADGAIHILSGSSDPLLGLSLPNGGAGAAGDALLLADTDAIYNVGAYQPGIGQTAGAQVSGTSGSDGMPPAGTAQITGDRELKTGIFALEDASIFNILCLPGTPATGPNTGALAAAMAYAEERRAMMIVDIDPNVDTLDDARSWITDDAGPFSGTNTAAYFPRILLGDPLQQNRLRSFPNSGLIAGLWARTDNQRGIWKAPAGIEAGLRGVRELDYTLSDPENGVLNPLGLNCLRTFPVYGTVAWGGRTLFGADARASEWKYIPVRRTALYIEESLYRGTQFAVFEPNDEPLWSQIRLSVGSFMNNLFRQGAFQGASPQEAYFVRCDSSTTTQADIDLGIVNILVGFAPLKPAEFVIISLQQIAGQGQ from the coding sequence ATGGCTGTCAACGTCTCCTATCCCGGAGTGTATATTCAGGAGGTTCCAAGCGGCTCCCGCGCGATCGCGGGCGTGCCCACCTCCATTGCCGCCTTCGTCGGCTACACCGCCCGCGGCCCTGTGGACGAGGCGGTGCAAATCTTCAGTTACGCCGATTTCGAACGCCGTTTCGGCGGCCTGCACCGTGACAGCGACCTGTCCTATGCCGTAAGTCACTTCTTCCTGAATGGCGGCGGCACCTGCTGGATCGTGCGCATCGCCGAGAACGCCGCCGCCGCCTCCGTGGATTTGCAGACATCCGCGGGCGCTACCACGCTGACAGCCACCGCCTCATCTGAGGGTGCGTGGGGCAACGCCCTCCGCATCACCGTCGATTACGGTACGTCCGATCCGCTCAACACCTTCAACCTGACAGTGGCGGAGGTGGCGGACCAGAATGGCCGCCTCGTCACCCTCCGGTCGGAAACGCACCGCAACCTGTCGATGAACGATCAGTCCGCAACCTATGCCGTCACCGCCGTCAACGCCGCCTCAGACCTGATCGAACTGGCAGACGCCAACCTCGCCGGAGCAGTTGCTGGCACCTCAGAGAGCGGCGAGATCCTCCCGGCCACCATTGCCGGCCTCACCGATGACAACCGTCAGCTTGCGGTTTCTGTCGATGGCAGCGTCTTCCATCAGATCACTCTCTTTGATCCCGGCGACAATACGATGGCGACGCTGCAAAACCTCGCGGACCGGATCGAGACGCAAATCAACCAGCTTGACGGCATCAGCGGTGTCGATGTCTCGCCCGGCGGGCCCGGCATCGTCGCCACCTCCGGCACCACCGGCCGGAATTCTTCCATCATATTCCGCAACTCAGCCATCCAGAACGCCGCGCAGGTGCTCAATCTCGGTATCGCCAACGGCGGGCGCGAGGTCGCAGGCGCATCCTTTACCCGCCCCGCAAAACAAGGGATCACCGGTGGCCGCGTCGCCGATTTCTCCGCCATCAACGCCGGCGACACGGTGGAGATCGACCTGGTGAACCTCACGGATCTCTCCACCGCCATCACCAGCGTCTCGATCGCCTTCGCCGCCACGCCGACGACACTGGAAGAGGCGGCGACCGTCATCGCCGCGGCGCTCGCGGCTGAAACCAACCCGGCCTTCCGCGACGCAACCGTCTTCGCCGCGGACGGGGCAATCCACATCCTGTCCGGCAGCAGCGATCCGCTGCTCGGCCTGTCGCTACCCAACGGTGGTGCCGGTGCGGCGGGTGACGCACTGCTGCTCGCCGACACCGATGCCATCTACAACGTCGGGGCCTACCAGCCCGGCATCGGTCAGACGGCAGGGGCACAGGTCTCGGGCACCAGCGGCTCTGACGGGATGCCGCCTGCCGGAACCGCCCAGATCACCGGTGACCGAGAGCTGAAGACCGGCATTTTCGCGTTGGAGGATGCCAGCATCTTCAACATCCTCTGCCTTCCAGGAACCCCGGCCACCGGCCCTAACACCGGAGCACTTGCCGCGGCGATGGCATATGCCGAGGAACGCCGCGCGATGATGATCGTCGACATCGACCCCAACGTCGATACGCTTGACGACGCCCGCTCGTGGATCACCGACGACGCCGGACCCTTCTCCGGCACCAATACCGCCGCCTATTTCCCGCGCATCCTTCTCGGCGATCCGCTGCAGCAAAACCGCCTGCGATCCTTTCCGAATTCGGGCCTCATTGCCGGTCTCTGGGCGCGAACGGACAACCAGCGCGGCATCTGGAAGGCCCCGGCCGGTATCGAGGCCGGCCTGCGCGGCGTCCGCGAACTTGACTACACGCTCAGCGATCCGGAAAACGGTGTGCTCAACCCGCTCGGGCTCAACTGCCTGCGCACCTTTCCCGTCTACGGCACCGTGGCATGGGGCGGGCGAACTCTTTTCGGCGCAGATGCCCGCGCGAGCGAGTGGAAATACATCCCCGTCCGCCGTACCGCGCTCTATATCGAGGAAAGCCTCTACCGCGGCACCCAGTTCGCCGTTTTTGAGCCGAATGACGAGCCGCTCTGGTCCCAGATCCGGCTCTCGGTCGGCTCCTTCATGAACAACCTCTTTCGTCAGGGAGCCTTCCAGGGCGCTTCCCCGCAGGAGGCGTATTTCGTCCGCTGCGACAGCAGCACCACGACACAGGCCGATATCGACCTCGGCATCGTCAACATTCTCGTCGGCTTCGCCCCGCTGAAACCGGCGGAATTCGTCATCATCTCGCTCCAGCAGATCGCCGGGCAAGGCCAGTAA
- a CDS encoding FtsZ-binding protein FzlA, producing the protein MRRLYHQPLSPFCRKVRLILAEKKVEVELVEEKFWERRMDFLRLNPAGKVPMLRIDGLILSDSAAICEYLEETHPTPQLMPRGAPERAEVRRLVAWFDDKFHHEVTVNLLYERVYKRLMKTGYPESAKIKAGAKNIKYHLDYIGWLMEGRRWLAGDELTIADFAAAAQLSSLDYIGDVDWARNEAMKDWYAKIKSRPAFRSILADLMPGFTPPAHYADLDF; encoded by the coding sequence ATGCGTCGCCTGTATCATCAGCCCCTCTCCCCGTTTTGCCGCAAGGTGCGGCTGATCCTCGCCGAGAAGAAGGTAGAGGTGGAGCTTGTGGAGGAGAAGTTCTGGGAGCGGCGGATGGATTTCCTGCGTCTGAACCCGGCGGGTAAGGTGCCGATGCTGCGGATCGACGGCTTGATCCTGTCCGACAGCGCGGCGATCTGCGAATATCTGGAAGAAACCCATCCGACGCCGCAACTGATGCCGCGCGGTGCGCCGGAAAGGGCGGAAGTGCGCCGGCTGGTGGCTTGGTTCGATGACAAGTTCCATCATGAGGTGACGGTAAACCTTCTGTACGAGCGCGTGTACAAACGACTGATGAAGACAGGATACCCGGAGAGCGCCAAGATCAAGGCGGGCGCCAAGAACATCAAGTATCACCTCGATTACATCGGTTGGCTGATGGAGGGGCGGCGGTGGCTGGCCGGTGACGAACTGACGATCGCTGATTTCGCCGCTGCGGCCCAACTCTCCAGCCTCGACTATATCGGCGATGTCGACTGGGCACGGAACGAGGCGATGAAGGACTGGTACGCCAAAATCAAGTCGCGCCCCGCCTTCCGCTCCATCCTTGCGGACCTGATGCCGGGCTTCACCCCGCCCGCCCATTACGCGGATCTCGACTTCTGA
- a CDS encoding Hint domain-containing protein, which yields MPTLLQEDFEDATLTFSASAPDDLTDAAARNYYGIVTEGDLPADISYGGVQGTRYYSVHDTDNATNPVDSITLTFDTIDITNFENLTVSGLFAEDDATNGDEDWDMTSSVRIEVSIDGGPYVPVLAFESADGGGGDFTNEEARQDTNFDGIGDGPALTSTFTGFSGAISGTGSTLDMRIVIEDLNAADEDVAFDDITVSGDAVCFTPGTMIETPTGPRLIEDLMPGDLVMTRDSGAKPLCWIGRRTLCRERLAENPRLRPVLIRKGALSDGLPLRDMRVSRHHGMLVYGWRAKALFGLPEALVAAVDLINETTVVVDHEIAQVEYIHLLFDSHEIVMAEGAWSESYQPLARDLTFFDARQEREILALFPELAAGEPRAFAPARPHLGKMEAKELA from the coding sequence ATGCCCACACTGCTGCAGGAAGATTTCGAAGACGCAACGCTTACGTTTTCGGCCAGCGCGCCAGATGATCTGACGGACGCGGCCGCGCGGAACTATTACGGCATCGTCACGGAGGGAGACCTGCCGGCCGATATTTCCTATGGCGGCGTGCAGGGCACGCGCTACTATTCGGTGCATGATACGGACAATGCCACCAACCCGGTGGATTCCATCACCCTCACCTTCGATACGATCGACATTACCAATTTCGAGAACCTCACCGTCAGCGGCCTGTTCGCAGAGGACGACGCAACCAACGGAGACGAGGACTGGGATATGACGAGCTCCGTGCGGATCGAGGTTTCCATCGACGGCGGGCCTTACGTTCCGGTGCTGGCCTTCGAGAGCGCGGACGGCGGGGGCGGTGACTTCACGAACGAGGAAGCCCGGCAGGACACGAACTTCGACGGGATCGGTGACGGCCCGGCGCTGACATCCACCTTCACCGGGTTTTCCGGCGCGATTTCCGGTACCGGTTCGACGCTCGACATGCGGATCGTCATCGAGGACCTCAACGCCGCGGACGAGGATGTCGCCTTTGACGATATCACCGTCTCGGGTGATGCCGTCTGCTTCACGCCCGGCACGATGATCGAAACGCCGACGGGGCCGCGCCTCATCGAGGATCTGATGCCCGGCGATCTGGTGATGACGCGCGACAGTGGAGCGAAGCCGCTGTGTTGGATCGGACGCCGTACGCTTTGCCGCGAAAGGCTTGCGGAGAACCCGCGCCTTCGGCCCGTGCTCATCCGCAAAGGCGCGCTTTCGGACGGACTCCCGCTGAGGGACATGCGCGTCTCCCGCCATCACGGGATGCTGGTGTATGGCTGGCGCGCCAAGGCACTGTTCGGCCTGCCCGAAGCCCTTGTCGCCGCGGTCGATCTCATCAACGAGACGACAGTCGTGGTAGATCACGAGATTGCGCAGGTCGAGTACATCCATCTTCTGTTCGACAGCCATGAGATTGTCATGGCAGAGGGGGCATGGTCCGAGAGCTACCAGCCGCTTGCCCGCGATCTGACCTTCTTCGATGCGCGTCAGGAACGCGAGATACTCGCCCTTTTCCCCGAGCTTGCGGCCGGCGAGCCGCGTGCCTTCGCACCGGCCCGGCCGCATCTTGGCAAGATGGAAGCAAAAGAGCTCGCCTGA
- the queG gene encoding tRNA epoxyqueuosine(34) reductase QueG — protein MGVCRPDAVPETAERLSAFLAAGYNGDMGWLAERTEWRGSAAALWPEARSVVMLAEPYTPDVDPLALLEERDRGNISVYARNRDYHDIVKKRLKRLGRWLVDEAGCEIKVFVDTAPVMEKPLAAAAGLGWQGKHTNLLSRELGNWFFLGAIFTTVELPVDAPGEERCGTCRACLDICPTDAFPAPYQLDARRCISYLTIEHKGPVAEDLRPLMGNRIYGCDDCLAICPWNKFAVTAHEAGYWARAELAAPKLAELAALDDAGFRQVFAGSPIKRIGRGRFVRNVCYAIGNSGDAALRPSVAALCDDSDAVVADAARWACGRLERGRSARGGG, from the coding sequence ATGGGTGTCTGTCGCCCGGATGCCGTTCCCGAAACGGCGGAGCGGCTGTCCGCCTTTCTTGCTGCCGGCTACAACGGCGATATGGGTTGGCTGGCGGAGCGGACGGAGTGGCGGGGCAGCGCTGCCGCGCTCTGGCCTGAGGCGCGGAGCGTGGTGATGCTGGCCGAACCCTACACGCCGGACGTGGACCCGCTGGCACTGCTGGAGGAACGGGACAGGGGCAATATTTCCGTCTATGCCCGCAACCGCGATTACCATGACATCGTGAAGAAGCGGCTGAAACGGCTGGGTCGCTGGCTGGTGGATGAAGCGGGCTGCGAGATCAAGGTGTTCGTCGATACCGCCCCGGTGATGGAAAAGCCGCTGGCGGCGGCTGCGGGGCTGGGGTGGCAGGGCAAGCACACGAACCTGTTGTCACGGGAGCTTGGCAACTGGTTCTTTCTCGGCGCGATCTTCACGACGGTGGAATTGCCGGTGGATGCGCCAGGAGAGGAGCGTTGCGGCACATGCCGTGCCTGCCTCGACATCTGCCCGACAGATGCTTTTCCAGCGCCCTACCAGCTCGATGCCCGGCGCTGCATCTCCTACCTGACGATCGAGCACAAGGGGCCGGTTGCAGAGGATCTGCGGCCGCTGATGGGCAACCGGATCTACGGCTGCGACGACTGCCTTGCCATCTGTCCCTGGAACAAGTTCGCCGTCACGGCGCACGAGGCGGGCTACTGGGCGCGGGCGGAACTGGCGGCGCCTAAGCTGGCGGAATTGGCGGCGCTGGACGATGCCGGCTTCCGGCAGGTATTCGCCGGATCGCCGATCAAGCGGATCGGGCGAGGGCGATTCGTGCGCAATGTCTGCTACGCCATCGGCAATTCCGGCGACGCAGCCCTGCGCCCTAGCGTTGCAGCGCTGTGCGACGATTCGGATGCGGTGGTTGCGGATGCGGCGCGGTGGGCCTGTGGGCGGCTGGAACGGGGTCGGTCAGCAAGGGGGGGCGGATAA
- a CDS encoding glutathione S-transferase: MKLYHSPTSPYVRKVMVLLHELGKLSNVELVAAGGSPVAPGTLPLQLNPLGKIPALERADGPALYDSPVISRFLDATFEGGLYPAAPRLWETLTLEATADGIMDAAILMVYEHKARPEGTQSPEWEEAQWAKIARTLDTLEDRWLAYLAGPLDAGHIALGCALGYLDLRHGSRGWRERHTGLANWYESFAARDSMLQTVPQG; this comes from the coding sequence ATGAAACTCTACCACTCCCCAACGTCGCCCTACGTCCGCAAGGTCATGGTGCTGCTGCACGAACTCGGCAAGCTGTCGAATGTCGAACTGGTGGCCGCCGGAGGATCACCAGTTGCGCCCGGCACCCTGCCGCTGCAATTGAACCCGCTGGGCAAGATTCCGGCGCTGGAACGCGCGGACGGACCTGCGCTTTACGACAGCCCGGTGATTTCCCGCTTTCTTGACGCCACCTTTGAGGGCGGTCTCTATCCTGCCGCGCCCCGCCTGTGGGAAACCCTGACGCTGGAGGCAACTGCCGACGGGATCATGGATGCTGCCATCCTGATGGTCTATGAACACAAGGCCCGGCCCGAAGGCACTCAGTCACCCGAATGGGAAGAGGCGCAATGGGCTAAGATCGCGCGCACGCTCGATACGCTGGAAGATCGCTGGCTTGCCTATCTCGCCGGCCCGCTCGACGCCGGCCACATCGCCCTGGGCTGCGCCCTCGGCTATCTGGATCTGCGCCACGGCTCGCGGGGCTGGCGCGAACGCCATACCGGGCTTGCCAATTGGTATGAATCCTTTGCTGCACGCGACAGCATGCTGCAAACGGTTCCGCAGGGCTGA
- a CDS encoding FMN-binding negative transcriptional regulator, with product MHPNPAYRRTGEDRSLAFAGERGFGILTVNGPDAPLAAHIPFDLTADGKMLEAHLVRSNPIWRALETPLPARMIVSGADGYISPDWYAAEDQVPTWNYVAVHLTGTVRRLDADELTAHLARLSARFEDRLLPKKPWTLYKMSDEVMARFLRMIAPVRLEIDNIDSTWKLNQNKPDAMRLNAAKHVAQSIGVELAELSTLMRRPPE from the coding sequence ATGCACCCCAACCCCGCCTACCGCCGGACAGGCGAAGACCGCAGCCTCGCCTTCGCTGGCGAACGCGGCTTCGGCATCCTCACCGTCAACGGTCCCGACGCACCGTTGGCCGCGCACATTCCCTTCGACCTGACTGCCGATGGCAAAATGCTGGAGGCGCACCTCGTCCGCTCCAATCCCATCTGGCGGGCGCTGGAAACCCCGCTGCCGGCCCGCATGATCGTTTCCGGCGCCGACGGCTACATCTCGCCGGACTGGTACGCGGCCGAGGATCAGGTGCCGACGTGGAACTATGTAGCTGTCCATCTCACCGGCACTGTCCGCCGCCTCGACGCCGACGAACTCACTGCCCACCTCGCCCGTCTGTCTGCACGCTTCGAGGACCGGCTTCTTCCCAAGAAACCGTGGACATTGTACAAAATGAGCGACGAGGTCATGGCCCGTTTCCTGCGGATGATCGCGCCTGTCCGGCTGGAGATCGACAACATCGACAGCACCTGGAAGCTCAATCAGAACAAGCCGGACGCCATGCGCCTGAACGCGGCAAAGCATGTCGCGCAGAGCATTGGCGTGGAACTGGCGGAACTGTCCACGCTGATGCGCAGGCCACCGGAATGA
- a CDS encoding YjbF family lipoprotein has protein sequence MGRFLAIALLALAACSSEGAGPITGALMERVKGALPGGDEEPKGPPPIRLTRAMVDQAGTAMIRGGLLSENARSVFSAVTENRGFVTYASRFGQSLTLHGSLITGTRGMGRDLLSVTPDARDPLVVPTPVADWPASIGRRYVFPGNGPQGRVVEVRCRYTVEKPLEMEIVEVTHTGFQVREDCVGPDIAFQNQHFADGRSGFVWRSQQWIGDAQGTLDLEIVEPYTGG, from the coding sequence ATGGGGCGCTTTCTGGCAATAGCCCTGTTGGCTCTCGCCGCCTGTTCCAGCGAAGGCGCAGGGCCGATCACCGGCGCATTGATGGAACGGGTGAAGGGTGCCCTGCCTGGAGGTGATGAGGAGCCCAAGGGGCCGCCGCCGATCCGCCTCACCCGCGCGATGGTCGATCAGGCGGGCACCGCGATGATCCGTGGTGGACTCCTGTCGGAAAATGCCCGCTCCGTCTTTTCCGCCGTGACCGAGAACCGCGGCTTCGTCACCTACGCCTCCCGCTTCGGCCAGTCCCTGACGCTGCACGGCTCGCTTATCACCGGCACCCGCGGCATGGGGCGCGACCTTCTCTCAGTCACCCCCGATGCCCGCGATCCTCTGGTCGTACCTACGCCGGTGGCCGACTGGCCGGCCAGCATCGGTCGTCGCTACGTCTTCCCGGGCAACGGCCCGCAGGGTCGGGTCGTGGAGGTGCGCTGCCGCTACACAGTCGAAAAGCCACTGGAAATGGAGATCGTCGAGGTTACGCACACTGGCTTTCAGGTACGGGAAGATTGCGTCGGACCCGACATCGCCTTCCAGAACCAGCATTTTGCCGACGGACGCAGCGGCTTCGTCTGGCGCTCGCAGCAATGGATCGGCGACGCGCAAGGCACGCTCGACCTCGAAATCGTCGAACCCTACACAGGCGGCTGA
- a CDS encoding YjbH domain-containing protein — MRVIGALLISAMPFAALAEGPTYNLYGNPGLIDLPSAEMAPDGELAVTYGQFANSKRTSINFQILPRVNGSIRFATIDDFYADGSSENFRSFDLRVQLLEEGDWRPGVAIGMRDIFGGGVYGAEYIAATKEVLPGLKLTGGIGWGRLGSDNGVDGIGERNPTDVSGQLQFDSYFQGDFAPFAGIEWATPVDGLTLTAEYVPDAYDAETANSGFEREVPVNFGITYQPNRSVALSGYYMYGEKAGFQLTFSANPNRPLAPQDLGTGPAPVLARAADANRGTGWAQKVENRDTLVRALSEVLAAEGIVIEEARLSGDTAELYISNTAIQRTPKAIGRTARILSTAMPASVETFRITTIESGLPTTTAEIRRSDMEAQVDTPDAGLKSWQTTKLLDARSSLEGDMVYRRPIDNRFSWSLNPRIPFSLFDPDSGVEPDFQLVFRGKFQATRGLSFSTEVSRFAIGSDQESVSTSTSSLPHVRSDSDLYFSGHDFELDRLTADYVFKPAPELYGRVSAGYLERMFAGISTELLWAPTNSDFAVGGEINYVQQRAWDDGFALEDYDVVTGHGSIYWDTGFYGLEAQLDVGRYLAGDWGATATLSRRFANGWEVSGYVTRTEVTPSEFGEGSYAKGVLITMPLRWGLPFESRSEATLDLTEFDRDGGARLRVAGRLHERIRNTDGNSLEGQWGAFWQ; from the coding sequence GTGCGGGTAATCGGTGCTCTGTTGATCTCGGCCATGCCCTTCGCGGCCTTGGCCGAAGGCCCCACGTATAACCTCTACGGTAATCCTGGCCTGATCGATCTGCCCAGCGCGGAAATGGCGCCGGACGGAGAGCTTGCCGTCACCTACGGCCAGTTCGCCAACTCGAAACGCACTTCCATCAACTTCCAGATCCTGCCGCGCGTCAACGGCTCCATCCGTTTCGCCACCATCGACGATTTTTACGCCGACGGCTCTTCGGAAAATTTCCGCAGCTTCGACTTGCGGGTCCAACTGCTGGAGGAAGGCGATTGGCGACCCGGAGTGGCCATCGGCATGCGCGACATCTTCGGCGGCGGCGTCTACGGTGCCGAGTATATTGCCGCCACCAAGGAAGTGCTGCCGGGCCTCAAGCTCACCGGTGGTATCGGCTGGGGGCGTCTCGGCTCCGACAACGGCGTGGACGGCATCGGGGAACGCAACCCGACGGATGTTTCCGGCCAACTTCAGTTTGACAGCTATTTCCAGGGCGATTTCGCCCCGTTCGCCGGCATCGAATGGGCCACCCCCGTGGACGGCCTGACGCTGACGGCCGAATATGTGCCGGATGCCTATGATGCGGAAACGGCAAACTCCGGATTTGAGCGGGAGGTGCCCGTGAACTTCGGCATCACCTATCAACCCAACCGATCTGTCGCGCTGTCCGGCTACTACATGTACGGCGAGAAGGCAGGTTTCCAGCTTACCTTCTCCGCCAACCCCAACCGACCGCTGGCACCGCAGGATCTCGGCACCGGGCCGGCACCGGTTCTGGCCCGCGCGGCGGATGCCAATCGTGGCACCGGCTGGGCGCAGAAGGTCGAAAATCGCGACACGTTGGTCAGGGCCCTGTCAGAAGTGCTGGCTGCCGAGGGCATCGTCATCGAGGAAGCCAGACTCAGCGGCGATACCGCGGAACTTTATATTTCCAATACCGCGATCCAGCGCACGCCGAAGGCCATCGGCCGCACGGCCCGCATCCTTTCCACGGCCATGCCCGCCTCGGTGGAGACGTTCCGCATCACTACGATCGAAAGCGGCCTGCCCACCACCACCGCCGAAATCCGGCGGTCAGACATGGAAGCGCAGGTGGACACACCCGATGCCGGGCTGAAAAGCTGGCAGACGACGAAACTGCTCGACGCCCGGTCCAGCCTCGAGGGTGACATGGTTTACCGCCGCCCCATCGACAACCGCTTTTCCTGGTCGCTCAATCCGCGCATTCCCTTCAGCCTGTTCGATCCCGACAGCGGCGTCGAACCGGATTTTCAGCTTGTCTTCCGTGGCAAGTTTCAGGCGACGCGCGGCCTATCCTTTTCCACCGAGGTGTCCCGCTTCGCCATCGGCTCGGATCAGGAATCCGTTTCCACCTCCACCAGTTCATTGCCGCATGTTCGATCCGATTCAGATCTCTATTTCTCCGGCCACGATTTCGAACTGGACAGGCTGACGGCGGATTACGTCTTCAAACCCGCGCCCGAGCTTTATGGCCGCGTCTCCGCCGGCTATCTCGAACGGATGTTCGCTGGCATCTCCACCGAACTCCTCTGGGCGCCGACCAATTCCGACTTCGCGGTTGGCGGCGAAATCAACTATGTACAGCAGCGCGCCTGGGATGATGGCTTCGCCCTGGAGGATTACGACGTCGTCACCGGTCACGGCTCGATCTACTGGGATACAGGCTTCTACGGTCTGGAGGCGCAGCTTGATGTTGGCCGCTATCTCGCCGGCGACTGGGGTGCCACCGCGACGCTTTCCCGCCGCTTCGCCAACGGCTGGGAAGTTTCTGGCTACGTTACCCGCACAGAGGTCACCCCTTCCGAGTTCGGCGAGGGTAGCTACGCCAAGGGCGTCCTCATCACTATGCCTCTCCGCTGGGGTCTGCCGTTCGAGAGCCGCTCCGAAGCGACGCTGGACCTGACGGAATTCGACCGTGACGGCGGAGCCCGCCTGCGTGTCGCCGGCCGCCTGCATGAACGGATCCGCAATACTGACGGCAACAGCCTGGAGGGCCAATGGGGCGCTTTCTGGCAATAG
- a CDS encoding SDR family oxidoreductase, which produces MAQPHLLALGFGFTATALAKSLLAQGWRVTGTTRSEDKRHSVTASGAEAVIWPGGDLAPALATATHIVSSVPPRDEGDPAFELLADNIGAIPDLRWLGLLSTTGVYGDHGGGWVDEDTPLVPSIHRSGLRANQNAAWMELWHRYGLPVHIFRLAGIYGPGRSALDKMRDGTARRIVKPDQVFSRIHVEDIVQILEASFARPTPGTAYNVADDKPAPPQDVIEEAANLLGLPVPPDIPFEDAKLRPMARSFYADNKRVRNSRIKQDLGVTLRYPDYHSGLRAILAAERGENAP; this is translated from the coding sequence ATGGCACAACCTCATCTTCTGGCCCTCGGCTTCGGCTTTACCGCCACGGCGCTGGCGAAATCGCTGCTGGCGCAGGGATGGCGTGTGACCGGCACCACCCGCAGCGAGGACAAGCGCCACTCGGTAACCGCCTCCGGCGCCGAGGCCGTGATCTGGCCGGGGGGGGATCTGGCTCCGGCACTCGCCACGGCAACCCATATTGTTTCTTCCGTCCCGCCAAGGGACGAGGGCGACCCGGCGTTCGAACTACTGGCCGACAATATCGGCGCGATACCCGATCTCCGATGGCTCGGGCTCCTGTCTACCACCGGCGTCTACGGCGACCACGGCGGCGGTTGGGTGGACGAGGATACGCCACTGGTGCCCAGCATTCACCGCAGCGGCCTGCGCGCTAATCAGAACGCGGCATGGATGGAGCTGTGGCATCGGTACGGATTGCCGGTGCACATTTTCCGTCTCGCTGGCATTTACGGCCCCGGCCGATCCGCCCTCGACAAGATGCGCGACGGCACCGCACGGCGCATCGTCAAGCCAGATCAGGTGTTCAGCCGCATTCACGTCGAGGATATAGTGCAGATACTCGAAGCCAGCTTCGCGCGGCCCACTCCCGGCACAGCCTACAATGTCGCGGATGACAAGCCCGCGCCGCCACAGGACGTGATCGAAGAGGCGGCAAACCTGCTCGGCCTGCCCGTCCCGCCGGACATCCCGTTCGAGGATGCGAAGCTGCGGCCCATGGCCCGCAGCTTCTACGCCGACAACAAGCGGGTGCGGAATAGCAGGATCAAGCAGGATCTTGGCGTTACCCTCCGCTACCCGGATTATCACAGCGGCCTGCGTGCCATACTCGCAGCAGAAAGAGGTGAAAACGCACCATAA